Proteins encoded together in one Streptomyces sp. NA04227 window:
- a CDS encoding type I polyketide synthase, producing the protein MEWNDGRDRPLRQRLVAARAAERRRLLLDLIRTQAAAALDREGHLALDPGRAFGAQGLRGRAAARLRERLSGATGATLPTTVLFDYPTPHALAGHLCSLLLGEQASPGSGAGVDPSAERRAATDEPIAIVGMGCRLPGGVTSPEDLWRLVRSETDAISEFPTDRGWDVAYDPDPDKVGTTCTRHAGFLYDAPDFDAGFFAISPGEAVTIDPQHRLLLETSWEAVERARIDPTSLHGTRTGAFVGIMYSEYGARIRQVPPSAEGYRVVGSMPSVASGRLAYSLGLEGPAVTVDTACSSSLVSLHLAAQSLRQGECTLALAGGVTVMATPWGYIEFSRQRGLAPDGRCRSFSADAKGSSWSEGVAVLVLERLSDARRNGHRVLAVVRGSAVNQDGASNGLTAPNGPAQQRVIRQSLAYASLSTADVDCVDAHGAGTQLGDPIEAQALLATYGQDRPADRPLWLGSLKSNVGHTQAAAGAAGVIKMVMAMRHAELPRSLHIAEPTPHVDWSSGAVRLLTQATPWPQVDRPRRTAVSSFGVGGTNAHVILEEAPPESDGPGQGPTGDGAADVTDPTSTTNVAVAAAATAATSNATDAAESEGRALPWLVSGVGEAGLRAQARRVAEFLQSDAQAPDVDLAYSLVSSRAALRDRAVVVAADRASAGERLAALADGDQGPHTALGSATARDRVTFVFPGQGSQWPGMAAELMRTSRVFRESIEACAESLSPHVDWSLTKVLRGESGTPTLDRVDVVQPALFAVMVSLAALWRSFGVEPAAVVGHSQGEIAAAHVAGALCLDDAARVVALRSRALRVLAGRGGMVSVACPEDRVRRSLARWDGAVSVAAVNGPRSVVISGEPAALDEALAAFEADGVRVRRIPVDYASHSAQVDEMRETLLATLDGVRPRAATVPFHSTVSGEPVDTTVLDAAYWVRNLRETVRFHSTLEGLLAEGHTTFIEMSPHPVLTLAIQETAEAAGPERAGDVLTVDSLRRNEGDLARFLTAVAEAHVHGVAVHWPEAFRHTDPRLTDVPTYAFQRTRYWLEDAAAPETDVTTAGLDGVDHPLLGAAVPLADGTGGMLFTGALSTRTHPWLADHAVADVVVVPGTALVEMALRAGARVGHEVLDELVLQAPLILPDQGTVRLQIAVGGPDDDGRRDITLYSQSGAAAPNAPWTRHAEGALARGGELPPTPPRHWPPGDAAEVELGACYEELARTGLHYGAAFQGLKRCWRRGDDLYVEVELPEGAGGVDRYGLHPALFDAVLHAAALVPAPGAAPGESRLPFSWRGVTVNATGATRLRAHLHLTGTGALSVMATDPQGRPVARVESLGLRPVAAASLRRAAAMAAASLLRLEWLPGQRPAPRDPVTVRWAWMGPGAGTDGVDGVLDVRGIECTHHSDPAALRAYLDTGGAVPEVVVLALPPGLSGHSPVPEPRAAADTDASADTAASTGTTTASHPSAPGPAPLVDPATAAHKAAHTVLAALQDWLADERLADSRLVVLTRGAVAVADGMAPDPALATVWGLVASAQSEYPDRIRLVDLDGLDSSRSALVDAVAGEADRVAVREGTLLLPRLARVATPPSAAGAGWRTDGTVLVTGGLGTLGRLVMRHVVESYGIRHLVVVSRSGDSGAGAAEFVKELGADGADIRVVAGDVADREVLTEALEAVPDGHPLTAVVHMAGVLDDGVLSAQTPERLDRVLRPKADGAWHLHELTADPDVAFVAFSSVSSVLGPAGQAGYAAANAFVDALMEWRRAAGLPGVSLGWGLWEKRSSLTAGLAEADVRRMARSGIKALSGDQGLALLDAARATGEPVVFPLRLDTGNMAEGDEVPYLLRAFAGTPVRRSAAGTDKSGNEQGSEPLAVRLAPLSESEQDDFLLTLVRTHVAAVLGYDDPRTVGERRPFADIGFDSLRALQLRNRLGAATGLRLSPTLVFDYPTPVALGRHLRTVLLPDPRTPTGTTAAPDAHAAPEVSPPHAPHQGDAVMEKLRSASRDEVFDYIDNLLGE; encoded by the coding sequence ATGGAGTGGAATGACGGACGCGACCGGCCCCTGCGGCAGCGCCTCGTGGCCGCACGGGCGGCGGAGCGGCGTCGTCTGCTTCTCGACCTGATCCGGACTCAGGCCGCCGCCGCCCTGGACCGCGAGGGCCATCTGGCGCTCGACCCCGGCCGGGCGTTCGGCGCCCAAGGGCTCCGGGGGCGGGCCGCGGCACGGCTGCGGGAACGGCTGAGCGGGGCGACGGGCGCCACCCTGCCCACCACCGTCCTGTTCGACTACCCGACTCCGCACGCCCTGGCCGGCCACCTGTGTTCCCTCCTGCTCGGCGAACAGGCTTCACCCGGTTCCGGGGCGGGAGTCGACCCGTCCGCCGAGCGGCGGGCCGCGACGGACGAGCCGATCGCGATCGTGGGCATGGGCTGCCGACTGCCCGGCGGGGTGACCTCGCCGGAGGACCTCTGGCGCCTGGTGCGCTCGGAGACGGACGCGATCTCCGAATTCCCGACCGACCGCGGCTGGGACGTCGCGTACGACCCGGACCCCGACAAGGTCGGCACCACGTGCACCCGGCACGCCGGATTCCTCTACGACGCCCCCGACTTCGACGCCGGGTTCTTCGCGATCAGCCCGGGCGAGGCCGTCACCATCGACCCGCAGCACCGGCTGCTCCTGGAGACGTCCTGGGAGGCCGTCGAACGGGCCAGGATCGACCCGACCTCGCTGCACGGCACCCGGACCGGCGCTTTCGTCGGCATCATGTACAGCGAGTACGGCGCCCGTATCCGGCAGGTCCCGCCGAGCGCCGAGGGCTATCGCGTCGTGGGCAGCATGCCCAGTGTGGCCTCGGGGCGGCTCGCCTACTCCCTCGGTCTGGAAGGACCGGCGGTCACCGTGGACACCGCCTGTTCCTCGTCTCTGGTGTCCCTGCACCTCGCCGCGCAGTCCTTGCGCCAGGGCGAGTGCACGCTCGCCCTCGCCGGTGGTGTCACGGTGATGGCCACGCCCTGGGGCTACATCGAGTTCAGCCGGCAGCGCGGCCTGGCACCGGACGGGCGGTGCCGGTCGTTCTCGGCCGACGCGAAGGGCAGCAGCTGGTCCGAGGGCGTGGCCGTACTGGTCCTGGAACGGCTGTCGGACGCGCGGCGCAACGGTCACCGCGTGCTGGCGGTGGTACGAGGATCAGCGGTCAACCAGGACGGCGCCTCGAACGGCCTGACGGCTCCGAACGGCCCGGCCCAGCAGCGGGTGATCCGGCAGTCGCTGGCGTATGCGAGCCTGTCCACCGCGGACGTGGACTGCGTCGACGCCCACGGCGCCGGAACCCAGCTCGGCGACCCGATCGAGGCGCAGGCACTCCTCGCCACCTACGGCCAGGACCGGCCCGCCGACCGGCCGTTGTGGCTGGGCTCGTTGAAGTCCAACGTCGGCCACACCCAAGCCGCGGCCGGGGCTGCGGGCGTGATCAAGATGGTGATGGCGATGCGCCATGCCGAGTTGCCGCGAAGCCTGCACATCGCGGAGCCGACACCGCACGTCGACTGGTCCTCCGGTGCCGTGCGGCTCCTCACCCAGGCCACCCCCTGGCCGCAGGTCGACCGTCCGCGCCGAACGGCCGTCTCCTCCTTCGGAGTTGGCGGGACGAACGCCCACGTCATCCTTGAGGAGGCGCCGCCGGAGAGCGACGGCCCCGGGCAGGGCCCGACAGGGGACGGAGCCGCGGACGTCACAGACCCAACGAGCACGACGAATGTCGCAGTCGCAGCGGCAGCCACAGCAGCCACCTCGAACGCCACGGACGCCGCGGAGAGCGAAGGCCGCGCACTGCCGTGGCTGGTCTCGGGCGTCGGTGAAGCGGGCCTGCGGGCCCAGGCGCGGCGGGTGGCGGAGTTCCTGCAGTCGGACGCGCAGGCGCCGGACGTGGACTTGGCGTACTCGCTGGTGAGTTCGCGGGCGGCTCTGAGGGACCGGGCCGTCGTGGTGGCCGCGGACCGGGCCTCGGCCGGCGAACGCCTCGCCGCGCTCGCGGACGGCGACCAGGGCCCGCACACGGCGCTGGGCTCGGCGACGGCACGGGACCGCGTCACGTTCGTGTTCCCCGGACAGGGGTCCCAGTGGCCGGGTATGGCCGCCGAACTGATGCGTACCTCAAGGGTGTTCCGGGAGTCGATCGAGGCCTGCGCCGAAAGTCTGTCCCCGCACGTCGACTGGTCGCTCACGAAGGTGCTGCGCGGCGAGTCCGGCACACCGACCCTGGACCGTGTGGACGTCGTGCAGCCCGCGCTGTTCGCCGTGATGGTCTCCCTCGCCGCGCTGTGGCGGTCGTTCGGTGTGGAACCGGCCGCGGTCGTCGGGCACTCGCAGGGCGAGATCGCGGCGGCCCACGTCGCGGGCGCCCTCTGTCTGGACGACGCGGCCCGCGTCGTGGCCCTGCGGAGCCGGGCCCTGCGGGTCCTGGCCGGGCGGGGCGGGATGGTCTCGGTCGCCTGCCCCGAGGACCGGGTGCGCCGGAGCCTCGCGCGGTGGGACGGTGCTGTGTCCGTCGCCGCGGTCAACGGGCCGCGGTCCGTGGTCATTTCGGGGGAACCGGCGGCCCTGGACGAGGCGCTCGCGGCCTTCGAGGCGGACGGCGTGCGCGTACGGCGGATTCCGGTGGACTACGCGTCGCACTCGGCGCAGGTCGACGAGATGCGCGAGACCCTGTTGGCGACCCTGGACGGTGTCCGTCCGCGCGCGGCGACCGTGCCGTTCCATTCGACGGTGTCCGGCGAGCCGGTCGACACCACGGTTCTGGACGCCGCGTACTGGGTGCGCAACCTCCGCGAGACCGTCCGGTTCCACAGCACGCTGGAGGGTCTGCTCGCCGAGGGTCACACCACGTTCATCGAGATGAGCCCGCACCCCGTGCTCACCCTCGCCATCCAGGAGACCGCCGAGGCCGCGGGCCCCGAGCGGGCCGGAGACGTCCTGACCGTCGATTCGCTGCGGCGCAACGAAGGCGACCTGGCGCGGTTCCTGACCGCGGTCGCCGAGGCCCACGTCCATGGCGTCGCCGTCCACTGGCCGGAGGCGTTCCGCCACACCGACCCCCGCCTGACGGACGTCCCGACCTACGCCTTCCAGCGGACCCGCTACTGGCTGGAGGACGCGGCCGCGCCGGAGACCGACGTGACCACAGCCGGTCTGGACGGCGTCGACCACCCCTTGCTGGGGGCGGCCGTACCCCTCGCGGACGGGACCGGGGGCATGCTCTTCACGGGGGCGCTGTCCACACGGACCCACCCCTGGCTCGCGGATCACGCCGTCGCCGATGTCGTGGTCGTTCCCGGCACGGCGCTGGTGGAGATGGCGCTGCGAGCGGGCGCGCGAGTGGGCCACGAGGTTCTCGACGAGCTGGTCCTGCAAGCCCCGTTGATCCTGCCCGACCAGGGCACCGTACGCCTCCAGATCGCCGTCGGCGGCCCGGACGACGACGGGCGCCGGGACATCACCCTGTACTCGCAGTCGGGCGCCGCCGCACCGAACGCGCCCTGGACCCGGCACGCCGAAGGCGCTTTGGCACGCGGCGGCGAGCTGCCACCAACACCGCCGCGCCACTGGCCGCCGGGCGACGCGGCCGAGGTCGAACTCGGCGCGTGTTACGAGGAGTTGGCCAGGACGGGACTCCACTACGGTGCCGCGTTCCAAGGGCTGAAGCGCTGCTGGCGTCGAGGCGACGACCTCTACGTGGAGGTCGAACTGCCCGAGGGCGCCGGTGGTGTTGACCGCTATGGGCTGCACCCCGCCCTGTTCGACGCGGTCCTGCACGCCGCGGCACTCGTACCCGCGCCGGGTGCCGCACCCGGCGAGTCCCGGCTGCCGTTCTCGTGGCGCGGCGTAACCGTGAACGCCACGGGTGCCACCCGGCTGCGGGCCCACCTCCACCTCACGGGGACCGGTGCTCTGTCGGTTATGGCCACGGATCCGCAAGGGCGGCCGGTGGCACGCGTCGAGAGCCTCGGGCTGCGGCCGGTGGCCGCGGCATCCCTGCGCCGCGCCGCCGCCATGGCCGCTGCCTCACTGCTGCGCCTGGAGTGGCTGCCCGGCCAACGGCCCGCCCCGCGCGACCCGGTGACGGTACGTTGGGCCTGGATGGGGCCCGGTGCCGGGACCGACGGAGTCGACGGCGTGCTGGACGTACGAGGCATCGAGTGCACGCACCACTCGGATCCGGCGGCGCTACGGGCGTACTTGGACACCGGTGGCGCCGTGCCCGAAGTTGTCGTCCTCGCTCTGCCACCGGGGCTCTCGGGGCACTCGCCGGTTCCGGAACCCCGGGCCGCCGCCGACACGGACGCAAGTGCCGATACGGCCGCGAGCACCGGCACGACCACGGCGAGTCACCCTTCCGCGCCCGGCCCGGCCCCTCTCGTCGATCCGGCCACCGCGGCGCACAAGGCCGCACACACCGTTCTGGCCGCCCTGCAGGACTGGCTGGCCGACGAGCGCCTCGCGGACTCGCGCCTGGTCGTGCTCACCCGAGGCGCGGTCGCGGTGGCCGACGGCATGGCGCCCGACCCCGCCCTCGCCACGGTCTGGGGACTCGTCGCCTCGGCGCAGTCGGAGTACCCGGACCGTATCCGCCTCGTGGACCTCGACGGGCTCGACTCGTCCCGGTCCGCGCTCGTGGACGCGGTGGCGGGTGAAGCGGACCGGGTCGCGGTGCGTGAAGGCACCCTCCTGCTGCCGCGCCTGGCTCGGGTGGCGACGCCACCGTCCGCCGCCGGTGCGGGCTGGCGCACGGACGGGACGGTCCTGGTGACCGGTGGTCTTGGCACCCTGGGCCGGTTGGTGATGCGCCACGTGGTGGAGTCGTACGGAATCCGGCACCTCGTCGTGGTGTCACGGTCCGGCGACTCGGGCGCGGGGGCCGCCGAGTTCGTGAAGGAACTCGGCGCGGACGGCGCCGACATCCGTGTCGTGGCCGGTGACGTGGCGGACCGCGAGGTGCTGACGGAGGCGCTGGAGGCGGTTCCGGACGGGCACCCGCTGACGGCCGTGGTGCACATGGCCGGTGTCCTGGACGACGGCGTCCTGTCGGCACAGACACCGGAACGTCTCGACCGGGTGCTGCGCCCCAAGGCGGACGGGGCCTGGCATCTGCACGAGTTGACCGCCGACCCGGACGTGGCGTTCGTGGCGTTCTCGTCGGTGTCCAGCGTCCTCGGCCCGGCCGGACAGGCCGGTTACGCGGCGGCCAACGCCTTCGTGGACGCCCTGATGGAGTGGCGCAGGGCCGCGGGCCTGCCGGGTGTGTCGCTGGGCTGGGGGCTGTGGGAGAAACGGTCGAGTCTGACGGCGGGGCTGGCGGAGGCCGACGTACGGCGGATGGCCCGCTCGGGAATCAAGGCGCTCTCCGGTGACCAGGGGCTCGCCCTCCTCGATGCCGCTCGTGCCACCGGCGAACCGGTCGTCTTCCCGCTGCGTCTGGACACCGGCAACATGGCCGAGGGCGACGAAGTCCCTTACCTCTTGCGGGCGTTCGCCGGGACCCCGGTCCGCCGGTCCGCTGCCGGTACCGACAAGAGCGGAAACGAGCAGGGCAGCGAGCCGTTGGCCGTCCGTCTCGCCCCGCTGTCCGAGAGCGAACAGGACGACTTCCTGCTGACCTTGGTGCGCACCCATGTCGCGGCCGTCCTCGGCTACGACGATCCACGGACCGTGGGCGAGCGGCGGCCCTTCGCCGACATCGGCTTCGACTCCCTGCGCGCCCTGCAACTGCGCAACCGTCTGGGCGCCGCCACCGGCCTGCGGCTGTCGCCCACGCTGGTCTTTGACTACCCGACACCGGTGGCACTCGGCCGCCACCTGCGCACCGTACTGCTGCCGGACCCGCGGACGCCGACCGGGACGACAGCGGCGCCGGACGCCCATGCCGCGCCGGAGGTCTCGCCACCGCACGCTCCGCACCAGGGCGACGCGGTCATGGAGAAGCTGCGCTCGGCCTCCCGGGACGAGGTCTTCGACTACATCGACAACCTGCTCGGCGAGTAG